GGCCAACAGGATCCGGCAAGTCAACCTCTTTGGCCTCAATTATTGATGGAATTAATGCCACAAAGCAGGGTCATATTCTTACGATTGAAGATCCCATTGAATATATTCACCATCCGAAGGAGTGCGCTATTTCTCAAAGGGAAGTTGGGAGGGATGCCAAATCTTTTGCGACCGCCCTTAAGGCATCTCTTCGTGAAGACCCTGATGTCATTCTGGTTGGAGAGCTTAGAGATCTTGAAACAGTTCAGCTTGCTATTACTGCTGCTGAAACTGGACACCTTGTCTTTGGCACGCTTCATACATCCGGAGCCCCTAATACCATTAACCGTCTTATTGATGTCTTTCCAGCGGCGCAGCAGGGCCAAGTCAGATCTCAGCTTGCGGAATCCCTAAGACTCGTTGTGACTCAGCAGCTTGTTAAGACTGCAGATGGGCAGGGACGCGTTGCCGCTTTTGAGATTATGGTCTGTAATCATGCGGTCAGGAACTTGATACGAGAGGGTAAGATTTTCCAAATAAGTGGCATTATGCAAACTGCAAGAGGTGAAGGCATGGTCACTATGAATCACTCAGTTGAAGGCCTAGTTGCTTCTGGAAAAATTAACTACGAAGACGTTGAGTTAAGAGATTAATTAGTGAAGCCTGCAATTACACTAATTGAACTATTGGTAGTGATTGCTTTAGTCGGCATTATCGCAGGCACTGGATGGCCCGCATTGACAGGATGGAATTGCAAACAAGAGCATCGTAATGATTTCGAATCATTAAATCAGTTATTTGAAAAAGCGCGAGCTGAAGCCTTAAATAGAAGTCAAACAGTTCTTGTGAGAGCGAATCGAAGCTTGCCAGCAAATGGAGCCACTTATACGGCTTATCTTCTCACCAATAAAACTTGCACTTTATCAGGCTCAGCGCAATCTTTAGATCCAAATATTCCAAAACTTGTTATCAGCGATAAATCAAGACTTTTAGGCGTTGCCAACCAATGCTTTAATTCTGATGGAACGGCAACAGCATCTAATTCAATTCAGCTTCATCAAGTCCAAAGGGATTGCGGCAAAGGCAACCAAACATTGCAAACACTTATTTTTGGAGCGACAGGTCTCTTTGAAAAGAAAGTAAAGCGTCCTGGCGATTCATCTTTTTCAGATTTGTAGGTTAATTGTGATGATGATAAAAAATAAAAAAGCATTTACCCTTATTGAAGCGCTCGTTTCTGTTGCTATTACTGCAATTGGTTTTGCTGGTGTTTATGCCTTAGTTACTGTATCTAATGGAGTTATGAGCGATACTATCGATAAAGAAAAATTAAAGTATCAGAACACTGAAATTATTGAATCATTGAATGCTGACCAAACTAATATTATGGAATACAACGGCAAGGATCTGAGCAACTGCTCCTCTATTACGACTGGAACAGGGAAGGATGACCAGCTTAAGCGATTGCAAAACTGGTGCAACAAAATAAAAGGCGAGGTTGGTGATAAGAGAACTTCAGATAAGCGAATTATTCGAGTTGAAAAAAAACAAGTTGGTCAAAATAATGTCTATATAGTCTCACTTGAGTTAAATGCGAAGAGTAACAAAAAGTCTGTCTTTATGAAGAGGATCTTCTATGCGCCATAATATAAAAGCCTTTACTCTTGTTGAAATGCTGGTCGCGCTAGCAGTCAGTTCGATCATTGTTGCAGCAACTTATGCTTCATTTGAGCTTATTCAGAAGCAATACAAAAAGAATATAGATGTTGCAGAGCTTCATACTTCGGGAAGAGCAGTAATGAGTATCCTTGAGCGTGAAATTAGAATGGCTGGTTTCGAATATCGAGATGGAAATGGATTAATGACATATGGAACCATTGCTGCACCTCTTGTCACAACTGATAGTGGAAATAAATGCTGCGACGAGGTAACAATTATTTATGACGAAGTCTTTGACACGCTTAATGCCTCAGGTGTGGTTACATCGAGCACAGTTGAGCGAGTCAAAACAAGATTCTGGACAGAGCCTTATACTAGTTCAAAGCATGGAACTAGAAATCGATTATTTAAACGAAGAACGATTCTTGGAACAAATAATGCACTCCTTGCAGCACCCAGAGTTGGAGCTAAGGATGTGATGGCTGACTATATTGAAGATTTACAATTTGTTGATATTCTTACGAGTACATTTTTAGCTTCTGGTTCTGACTATAATGATAATATTGAGTTATTTGATATCTCTACCAAATCAAGAGCTCAGCCTGATGGATGGATTATTGGGACATCTAAGAATGGAGCTTTAGCTTCTGGGAATGGTGGAAAATTATATTCTGGCTCTGAAATGAAAGAAGGAATAACGATTTATGAGCCATTTAAAAACAAATCAGGACGAAAGAGTTTTTTTCAAACAGATAAAGCAATTAGTGCTTTGGCCGTAGATTCGAGTGGTTTAATTTATGCTGGGTTTAATAGAGCAACTGGAATAAGAATTTATAATCCAGAAACAGGATCA
This sequence is a window from Candidatus Pseudothioglobus singularis PS1. Protein-coding genes within it:
- a CDS encoding type IV pilus twitching motility protein PilT, which codes for MNEIIGRYIEEYKFSDIHLKENQPVMLRVNGEMITPEEDVISSAQLREFAHESLTEDQLTHFSEVRDVDLAIEVGDYRFRVNFFYTSDGLSAVLRKIETNIPSMADLNLPHVMQEIVDKPNGLVLVTGPTGSGKSTSLASIIDGINATKQGHILTIEDPIEYIHHPKECAISQREVGRDAKSFATALKASLREDPDVILVGELRDLETVQLAITAAETGHLVFGTLHTSGAPNTINRLIDVFPAAQQGQVRSQLAESLRLVVTQQLVKTADGQGRVAAFEIMVCNHAVRNLIREGKIFQISGIMQTARGEGMVTMNHSVEGLVASGKINYEDVELRD
- a CDS encoding GspH/FimT family pseudopilin; its protein translation is MKPAITLIELLVVIALVGIIAGTGWPALTGWNCKQEHRNDFESLNQLFEKARAEALNRSQTVLVRANRSLPANGATYTAYLLTNKTCTLSGSAQSLDPNIPKLVISDKSRLLGVANQCFNSDGTATASNSIQLHQVQRDCGKGNQTLQTLIFGATGLFEKKVKRPGDSSFSDL
- a CDS encoding type IV pilus modification PilV family protein — encoded protein: MMIKNKKAFTLIEALVSVAITAIGFAGVYALVTVSNGVMSDTIDKEKLKYQNTEIIESLNADQTNIMEYNGKDLSNCSSITTGTGKDDQLKRLQNWCNKIKGEVGDKRTSDKRIIRVEKKQVGQNNVYIVSLELNAKSNKKSVFMKRIFYAP
- a CDS encoding prepilin-type N-terminal cleavage/methylation domain-containing protein yields the protein MRHNIKAFTLVEMLVALAVSSIIVAATYASFELIQKQYKKNIDVAELHTSGRAVMSILEREIRMAGFEYRDGNGLMTYGTIAAPLVTTDSGNKCCDEVTIIYDEVFDTLNASGVVTSSTVERVKTRFWTEPYTSSKHGTRNRLFKRRTILGTNNALLAAPRVGAKDVMADYIEDLQFVDILTSTFLASGSDYNDNIELFDISTKSRAQPDGWIIGTSKNGALASGNGGKLYSGSEMKEGITIYEPFKNKSGRKSFFQTDKAISALAVDSSGLIYAGFNRATGIRIYNPETGSKIGEIPTSINISSIAIGPDGILYAGNKSFTTVYMYSTSKGTKIGEVQSGRDVYDKISAGHIAFSKSNGYISANNKYVVKIFRVSDSVITGFISANPVPGPIAFGSDGYLYVGTLNNPGIRIFNPNTGALVGSIPTKNRTDALTFISESSGSKWLVSISLSLRSKGKYGKNRKFSKKDYHPGNYIINKNDDFFRDVFTSTVLVRNMKQ